The nucleotide sequence GGAACGGGGAAATCTCGATAGTCGACACTCTCGCGCCGGCAGCTTCGAGTTGCATCACCGCCGCCGCGAAACATTCACGTGCCTCGTGAGAGAGCAGCGTCAGATCCTTCTGGGACGGTATTGCAACGTGCGGCGTCACTGGTGCGGCGAGACGGGCATCAGTGGGCCATGGTCGTGATGCCGGGTCCCTGGGTGAGGGGCCCGCCATGGTCCGCATGACGCGCACCGCGTCTGCGAGAGCCGGCGCGAACGCGGTCAGGCAGTCGTATGAGGGGCATGCCGGGACAACCCCATCTGTCGGGATCAGGCCCAGCGTGGCCTTGATACCGACGATTCCGTTCAGAGCTGCTGGTACGCGTCCCGAGCCTGCCGTGTCTGTGCCCAGCGCGAAGTCCGCAATCCCAAGTGCCACCGCAACCGCGGAGCCTGAACTCGAACCTCCTGCGATTCGCTCAGGATGGTGCGCATTCCGGCACGCACCGTAGGGGCTTCGCGTCCCGACAAGGCCGGTAGCGAATTGGTCGAGGTTCGCTTTGCCGAGCACGATCGCCCCAGCATCGACCAGCCGCTGAACTCCAGTCGCAGAGCGCTCCGGAGTGTAAGCGAACTCTGGGCACGCAGCTGTAGTGGGCAGTCCGGCTACGTCGATGTTGTCTTTGACGGCGAACACCGTTCCTGCGAGGGGGAGTGCGGGGTCCACTGCCGCGGCCTCCGCAAGCACGTCCCCGATGGGGCGCAAGTGTATCCAGACCTCCGGGCGATCCGTCTCCGCGATGCGTTCGTAGGCTCGGAGGACGCGATCGTGGGGTGTCGATGGCATGGCGCTCACTCCTTATCTGTCGGTCGATAGAAATCACATACCGAAATGTGCGCCCAGATGACACCTCGGCAGGGCACCTGGGCGCAGCACTGGCGCTAATCAGATCGTCATGGCTGCCCGAACCTCGTGAGCCGCTGCCGTACCTCCCGGGCCAGATGCGGTGACGCGGCCGGCTTCGAGGACGTAGTACCTGCTCGCGGCGCGCAACGCAAAACCGATGTGCTGCTCCACCAGCAGCACACCCAGCCCGCCCCGCTGGGTGAGCGCGAGGATCTTTTCTTCGATCTCCTGGACAACCGAAGGCTGGATGCCCTCTGTGGGTTCGTCGAGGATCAGCATCCGCGGCTCCGTGATCAATGCCCTCGCGATCGCGAGCTGCTGCCGCTGACCACCGGAAAGCAGTCCAGCCCGCCTCGTGAGAAGCTCCTTCAGCGCAGGAAACATGTCCAGTGATTCGTCGATGAGCTCCTTGCCGCGGGCCCGCCCGTCCGCGACGACCTGAAGATTCTCCATCGTCGTCAACTGGCCGAACGACTGCTGGCCTTGCGGAACATATGCAAGTCCGCGCGTGACTCGGGCGCTCGGCCGCATGAGCGTGACGTCCTCGCCGTCGAAATGGACACTGCCCTTGCTGGCTTTCAGTAGCCCGACGGCGGTGCGAAGCAGAGTCGTCTTTCCGGCCCCATTGTGGCCCATGATCGCCACAACCCCGTCCGTCGGCACCTCGATCGACACGTCGTATATGACGGTGGTCTTGCCGTAGCCGGTGTGGACGCCCTTCAGTTCAAGCATCGTCACCCTCCTCAAGCTCGGTGCCTGCCGCAGCGGCCGTTCCGAGGTAAACCTGCTGGACCTTGGGGTCTGCCTGCACCTCGGCCACGGTGCCTTCACTCAGCACTTTTCCGCCGTGCAGCACCGTCACCGAAGTGGCGAACTGCCGCATGAAGTCCATGTCGTGCTCAACTACGACGACCGTCCGCTCGCCCCCGATGCGGCGAAGCAGGTTTCCGGTTTCCTCTCGCTCCTCATGGCTCATGCCAGCCACAGGTTCGTCGAGCAGCAGAACGGTCGAATTCTGGACGAGCAGCATGCCAATTTCTAGCCACTGCTTCTGCCCGTGAGCGAGAACCCCCGCGGGTTTGTCCCGCAACCCGCCGAGACCGATGATGTCGAGTGCCTCGTCGATCTTCGCCTCCACGCCCCTCCGGGTACGGAGCAGCGCGAGCGCTGAACGCTGGGCTCCCGCAGCGATATCGAGATTCTGCAGGACCGTCAGGTTTTCAAAAACACTGGCGGTCTGGAACGTGCGGCCGACGCCGAGGCGGGCAATCTTGTGCGCCCGCTTGCCGATCAGCTCAACACCAGACTTCTGGACCGAACCAGTAGCGGAAACAAGTCCAGTAATGGCATCTACCAGCGTTGTCTTGCCGGCGCCGTTGGGGCCTATCAGGAAGCGCAGATCCCCCTGCAGCAGAGTCATGTTCACGCCGGATACCGCTTTGAAACCGTCGAAGTCGACAGTCAAATCCGAGATCTCCAGGTACTCGGACCCCATACCGA is from Hoyosella subflava DQS3-9A1 and encodes:
- the urtE gene encoding urea ABC transporter ATP-binding subunit UrtE, translating into MLELKGVHTGYGKTTVIYDVSIEVPTDGVVAIMGHNGAGKTTLLRTAVGLLKASKGSVHFDGEDVTLMRPSARVTRGLAYVPQGQQSFGQLTTMENLQVVADGRARGKELIDESLDMFPALKELLTRRAGLLSGGQRQQLAIARALITEPRMLILDEPTEGIQPSVVQEIEEKILALTQRGGLGVLLVEQHIGFALRAASRYYVLEAGRVTASGPGGTAAAHEVRAAMTI
- the urtD gene encoding urea ABC transporter ATP-binding protein UrtD yields the protein MGSEYLEISDLTVDFDGFKAVSGVNMTLLQGDLRFLIGPNGAGKTTLVDAITGLVSATGSVQKSGVELIGKRAHKIARLGVGRTFQTASVFENLTVLQNLDIAAGAQRSALALLRTRRGVEAKIDEALDIIGLGGLRDKPAGVLAHGQKQWLEIGMLLVQNSTVLLLDEPVAGMSHEEREETGNLLRRIGGERTVVVVEHDMDFMRQFATSVTVLHGGKVLSEGTVAEVQADPKVQQVYLGTAAAAGTELEEGDDA